A single window of Chloracidobacterium thermophilum B DNA harbors:
- a CDS encoding hybrid sensor histidine kinase/response regulator: MSEVPVTTESTAGQAGEEPPLHGRLHYKILLTTLLCAAPLIFGVDYLFYRNLRRDKIAEQSRQLQHIAATVAVVLDVSLIPWEQDAAPPVPEALRSRLRDLQRANELEQPIDLFYRWNETWMPVFTDRPPAHELRPEAWQVIRRQEPLATDVYTDQHGTWISAYAPLRAGPESPVVGLVAVHTRADRMNMLIIDHFKLLFLEVTLTGLFIIAFFSLILRYFVTQPLGQLLEGVRAMARRDYTYPIPTTANDELGALARAFVRTRETLQHYVAELESFAQTLEEKVEERSIDLMSANQELLLANSELYENQRQLRKINEDLRRANLAVMESNRLKSEFVANMSHELRTPLNAIIGYTSLLQRGRYGPLSEAQMRALTRIAENSTNLLELINTFLDFSKIAAGKMEIQVSEVDLVKFLSETITPLEALARAKSLTLSFMSPPQVPSALTDPARLRQIVTNLVSNALKFTEQGSVTVVLDVDPAAETFTIEVRDTGIGIAEKDLPHIFEEFRQVDGSATRKYGGTGLGLSIARKNVLLLDGTIEVESEVGKGSVFRVRLPLRLREHEKMEASEKPIALPCPAPDNRIILCIDDEPDLAQQLKTMLDLTSYTVISARNVTEGLELTAVLRPRVVVLDLILPGISGLTYLERLAEDPLLKHIPVIVVSQADRRMAQTAFEFPMVIGYHPKPLDRTWLLNNLQKIEQETQLRRQTGQGVANSVENVLS; the protein is encoded by the coding sequence ATGAGCGAAGTTCCAGTGACGACGGAATCAACGGCCGGGCAGGCAGGCGAAGAGCCGCCCCTGCACGGACGCCTGCACTACAAAATCCTGCTCACCACGCTGCTGTGCGCCGCGCCGCTCATCTTTGGCGTGGACTATCTGTTTTACCGCAACCTGCGGCGCGACAAGATTGCGGAGCAAAGCCGCCAACTACAACACATCGCTGCCACAGTTGCGGTAGTGCTTGATGTGTCCCTCATCCCGTGGGAGCAGGACGCCGCTCCTCCGGTCCCGGAAGCCTTACGGTCACGGCTGCGCGATCTTCAGCGCGCCAACGAACTGGAACAGCCGATTGACCTGTTTTATCGCTGGAACGAGACGTGGATGCCGGTTTTTACAGACCGCCCGCCGGCCCACGAACTGCGCCCGGAAGCCTGGCAGGTCATCCGGCGCCAGGAACCACTGGCAACGGATGTTTACACCGACCAGCATGGCACCTGGATTTCCGCCTATGCTCCACTGCGCGCCGGGCCGGAAAGCCCAGTGGTGGGGTTGGTGGCCGTCCACACCCGCGCCGACCGGATGAACATGCTCATCATTGACCACTTCAAGCTGCTGTTTCTGGAAGTGACGCTGACGGGTCTGTTCATCATTGCCTTTTTCTCGCTCATTCTCCGGTACTTCGTCACGCAGCCGCTCGGTCAGCTTCTGGAGGGCGTACGCGCCATGGCGCGGCGCGACTACACCTATCCCATCCCGACCACGGCCAACGACGAACTTGGCGCGCTGGCCCGGGCCTTTGTGCGGACCCGCGAAACCCTTCAGCACTACGTCGCTGAGCTGGAATCCTTCGCCCAAACGCTCGAAGAAAAGGTCGAGGAACGCTCCATTGACCTGATGAGCGCCAACCAGGAACTCCTGCTGGCCAACTCCGAGCTGTATGAAAACCAGCGCCAGTTGCGCAAAATCAACGAAGACCTGCGCCGCGCCAATCTGGCCGTAATGGAGAGCAACCGGCTCAAGTCCGAGTTTGTGGCAAACATGTCGCACGAACTGCGGACGCCACTCAACGCCATCATTGGCTACACCTCGCTGCTCCAGCGCGGCCGCTACGGCCCGCTTTCCGAGGCCCAGATGCGGGCGTTGACCCGCATTGCCGAGAATTCGACGAACCTGCTCGAACTCATCAACACCTTCCTGGATTTCTCGAAAATTGCCGCCGGCAAGATGGAAATCCAGGTCAGTGAAGTGGACCTCGTGAAGTTTTTGTCCGAAACCATTACGCCGCTCGAAGCGTTGGCCCGGGCCAAAAGCCTGACCCTGAGCTTCATGTCGCCGCCCCAGGTGCCCTCAGCCCTGACGGACCCAGCCCGGCTGCGCCAGATCGTCACGAATCTGGTCTCCAATGCGCTCAAATTCACCGAACAGGGCAGCGTCACTGTGGTTCTCGACGTGGACCCGGCAGCGGAAACCTTCACCATTGAGGTGCGGGACACGGGAATTGGCATTGCCGAGAAGGACCTGCCGCACATCTTTGAGGAATTCCGCCAGGTGGATGGCTCGGCCACGCGCAAGTACGGCGGCACCGGACTCGGCCTCTCCATTGCCAGGAAAAATGTGCTGCTGCTGGACGGCACGATTGAAGTCGAAAGCGAAGTGGGCAAGGGTTCGGTGTTTCGCGTGCGGCTTCCCCTTCGTCTGCGTGAGCACGAGAAGATGGAGGCCAGCGAAAAACCGATTGCCCTGCCCTGTCCTGCCCCGGACAACCGCATCATTCTATGCATTGATGACGAGCCAGACCTGGCGCAACAGTTGAAAACCATGCTTGACCTGACCAGTTACACGGTCATCAGCGCACGCAACGTCACCGAAGGTCTCGAACTCACAGCCGTGCTACGTCCACGTGTCGTTGTCCTTGACCTGATTTTGCCCGGAATCAGCGGGCTGACCTACCTCGAACGGCTGGCTGAGGACCCTCTGCTCAAGCACATCCCGGTCATTGTTGTCAGCCAGGCCGACCGGCGAATGGCCCAGACCGCCTTCGAGTTTCCGATGGTCATCGGCTACCATCCCAAGCCGCTCGACCGGACGTGGCTGCTCAACAACCTTCAGAAAATCGAACAGGAGACACAGCTTCGCCGCCAGACGGGTCAGGGTGTCGCCAACTCCGTGGAAAACGTGCTGTCATGA
- a CDS encoding succinate dehydrogenase cytochrome b558 subunit, giving the protein MSVTLSHHFLARRLHSLSGVIPIGAFLLEHLYTNFHAVAGPAAFNEAVKGIQDMLPGPLLPLAELFLIGLPIAFHAIYGVYIAYTAKSNVLSYGYARNWNYLLQRVTGIILLLFITAHVLTMRFGVGGLGLAVAHHPDQAFTIVQYWLAQPLIMAFYVLGIFSAAFHLANGLWTFAIVWGITVSTRSQQAFSYACAVFGVAVFAIGVRAAFAFVP; this is encoded by the coding sequence ATGAGCGTCACCCTGAGTCATCACTTTCTTGCCCGTCGGCTGCACTCGCTGAGTGGTGTGATTCCGATTGGGGCTTTCCTGCTGGAACATCTCTACACCAACTTTCACGCTGTTGCCGGTCCGGCAGCTTTCAATGAAGCGGTTAAAGGGATTCAGGACATGCTGCCCGGACCGTTGTTGCCCCTCGCCGAACTGTTTCTGATTGGGCTGCCGATTGCCTTTCATGCGATTTACGGCGTCTATATTGCCTACACGGCGAAGAGCAACGTGCTGAGCTACGGCTATGCGCGCAACTGGAACTATCTCCTGCAGCGTGTCACTGGCATCATTCTGCTGCTGTTCATCACGGCGCACGTTCTGACGATGCGCTTTGGCGTCGGCGGTCTGGGGCTGGCCGTAGCGCACCATCCCGACCAGGCATTCACCATTGTGCAGTACTGGTTGGCGCAGCCGCTGATCATGGCCTTTTACGTGCTGGGCATCTTCTCGGCGGCGTTTCATCTGGCCAATGGTTTGTGGACGTTTGCCATCGTGTGGGGCATCACCGTCAGCACGCGGTCACAGCAGGCGTTTTCCTATGCCTGTGCCGTTTTCGGCGTAGCTGTGTTCGCCATTGGCGTTCGGGCGGCGTTTGCCTTTGTTCCATAA
- a CDS encoding response regulator has protein sequence MTRILVVEDNADSREILTLELEAEGYEVCAVGDGLSAVEAAAQFQPDVIVMDISLPNLDGLEATRRIKAQPALARVPVIALTAHAMTEDEARFRAAGCDAYLAKPASPEAVQRIVQQLLAHPDRSSPTP, from the coding sequence ATGACGCGCATTCTCGTAGTGGAAGACAACGCCGACAGCCGGGAAATCCTCACCCTGGAGCTGGAAGCTGAAGGTTACGAGGTCTGTGCTGTAGGCGATGGTCTCAGTGCGGTGGAAGCGGCGGCGCAGTTTCAACCCGATGTCATTGTCATGGACATTTCCCTGCCCAACCTGGACGGGCTGGAAGCCACGCGCCGCATCAAGGCGCAACCGGCGTTGGCGCGCGTCCCGGTTATTGCCTTGACCGCACATGCCATGACAGAAGATGAAGCCCGTTTCCGGGCGGCAGGCTGCGACGCCTACCTGGCCAAACCGGCCAGCCCGGAGGCTGTGCAGCGCATCGTACAGCAGCTCCTGGCGCACCCCGACCGTTCCTCCCCGACGCCGTAA
- a CDS encoding response regulator codes for MGRLPNTPPRILVIDDNQDVLDLLRDELTAEGYEVETAADGLAGLRALKRSKPDLVIIDIMMPHISGPAVMTLIGEKEHYRELRDVPMIIISAQSNIEYVREEGLPLGESDYLIKPIDFDRLHQLIRQKLAQPRTETPSQPDAAQTAGV; via the coding sequence ATGGGACGATTGCCGAACACCCCACCGCGCATCCTTGTCATAGATGACAATCAGGATGTTCTCGACCTGCTACGCGACGAGCTTACGGCTGAAGGGTACGAAGTCGAAACGGCCGCCGACGGTCTGGCCGGCCTGCGCGCCCTCAAACGCTCCAAACCCGATCTGGTCATTATTGACATCATGATGCCGCACATCAGCGGCCCGGCTGTGATGACGCTCATCGGCGAGAAGGAACACTACCGCGAGCTGCGCGACGTACCGATGATTATCATCTCGGCCCAGTCCAACATCGAGTATGTCCGGGAAGAAGGACTCCCGCTGGGTGAGTCGGATTACCTGATCAAGCCGATAGACTTTGACCGGCTGCACCAGTTGATTCGACAAAAGCTGGCACAGCCACGCACTGAGACGCCTTCCCAGCCCGACGCGGCCCAGACAGCAGGTGTCTGA
- the sdhA gene encoding succinate dehydrogenase flavoprotein subunit, translating to MSNKPSIIVVGGGLAGLMTTIKACELGYTVDLFSLVPVKRSHSVCAQGGINGAVNTKGEGDSTYEHFDDTIYGGDFLADQPPVKAMCDMAPDIIYMFDRMGVPFSRTPEGLIDFRRFGGTKYHRTAFAGATTGQQLLYALDEQVRRYEAAGKVRKYEGWEFLSGVIENGRCYGITAMNLQSLEVKAFAGAAVVMATGGIGAIFGKSTNSVICTGSAQGALYRQGVKYANGEFIQVHPTAIPGEDKLRLMSESARGEGGRVWVPRTPKDQRAPKDIPPSERWYFLEEKYPEYGNLVPRDIATREIFQVCLDGYGVGGKFQVYLDLTHIPREQLDRRLGGILEIYEMFVGEDPRETPMRVFPGMHYTMGGLWVDYEQQTNIAGLFAVGECDYSIHGANRLGANSLLSCVYAGIIAGPAAVNFAKNNSTKDLQDPIFERERARQAAINEALKTKRGTENPRVLHEELGRLMTENVTVIRYNDRLRYTDEKIQELLERYERINLNEQNYWATQAIPHARQLENMLHLARVITLGALNRDESRGAHYKPDFPERDDERFLKTTIATWTPEGPQLTYEDVDISLIKPRKRDYSKKKAA from the coding sequence ATGAGCAACAAACCAAGCATCATTGTCGTGGGCGGTGGACTGGCCGGGCTGATGACAACCATCAAAGCCTGCGAACTCGGTTACACCGTTGATCTTTTTTCTCTCGTCCCCGTCAAACGGTCCCATTCGGTGTGCGCCCAGGGTGGCATCAACGGCGCGGTCAACACGAAAGGGGAGGGGGATTCAACCTACGAGCACTTCGACGACACGATTTACGGTGGCGATTTCCTTGCCGACCAACCGCCGGTCAAGGCGATGTGCGACATGGCGCCGGACATCATCTACATGTTTGACCGCATGGGCGTTCCCTTCTCCCGGACGCCCGAAGGGCTGATTGACTTCCGGCGCTTCGGCGGCACGAAATACCACCGTACGGCGTTCGCTGGCGCAACCACAGGTCAGCAGCTTCTCTATGCGCTCGACGAACAGGTACGGCGCTACGAAGCCGCCGGCAAGGTCCGCAAATACGAAGGCTGGGAGTTTCTCTCAGGTGTCATCGAAAACGGGCGCTGCTATGGCATTACGGCCATGAACCTGCAATCGCTGGAAGTGAAGGCATTTGCCGGCGCGGCTGTCGTCATGGCGACGGGCGGGATTGGAGCCATTTTTGGCAAGTCCACCAACTCCGTCATCTGCACCGGGAGCGCGCAGGGGGCACTCTACCGGCAGGGCGTCAAATATGCCAACGGCGAGTTCATCCAGGTTCACCCCACGGCCATTCCGGGCGAAGACAAACTCCGCCTGATGTCAGAAAGCGCGCGCGGTGAAGGCGGGCGGGTCTGGGTGCCACGTACGCCGAAGGACCAGCGTGCGCCGAAAGACATTCCGCCTTCGGAGCGGTGGTACTTCCTCGAAGAAAAATACCCCGAATACGGCAACCTTGTTCCGCGCGACATTGCCACCCGTGAAATTTTCCAGGTCTGTCTCGACGGCTATGGTGTCGGCGGCAAGTTTCAGGTCTATCTCGATCTGACGCACATTCCACGCGAACAGCTCGACCGCAGGCTGGGTGGCATTCTGGAAATCTACGAGATGTTTGTCGGCGAGGACCCGCGTGAAACCCCCATGCGCGTCTTCCCCGGCATGCACTACACCATGGGCGGTTTGTGGGTGGACTATGAGCAGCAAACCAACATTGCCGGTCTCTTTGCCGTCGGGGAGTGCGACTACTCCATTCACGGGGCCAACCGGCTTGGGGCCAACAGCCTGCTGTCCTGCGTCTATGCCGGCATCATCGCCGGGCCGGCCGCCGTCAACTTTGCCAAGAACAACTCCACCAAAGACCTGCAAGACCCCATTTTCGAGCGTGAGCGCGCCCGGCAGGCGGCAATCAATGAAGCGCTCAAAACGAAGCGGGGCACGGAAAACCCACGGGTGCTGCACGAAGAACTGGGACGCCTGATGACCGAGAACGTCACCGTCATCCGGTACAACGACCGCCTGCGGTACACGGACGAAAAAATCCAGGAACTGCTCGAACGCTACGAGCGCATCAACCTCAACGAGCAAAACTACTGGGCAACGCAGGCTATTCCACACGCCCGCCAGTTGGAAAACATGCTTCACCTGGCGCGTGTTATCACACTGGGCGCGCTCAACCGGGATGAATCCCGTGGCGCACACTACAAACCCGACTTCCCCGAACGGGATGACGAGCGGTTTCTGAAAACGACGATTGCCACCTGGACCCCGGAAGGACCGCAACTGACCTATGAAGATGTTGACATCAGTCTCATCAAGCCGCGCAAGCGTGACTACTCAAAGAAGAAAGCGGCTTAG
- the serS gene encoding serine--tRNA ligase — MLALDFIRQHLDLVRRALLNRRTDLTLDSFTELDATRRRLIAEVEQRRAALNRVSPQIGALLKAGQQDEAEAKRAEMRELKASIEALEAERESVEQRLQELVRIIPNVPHESVPVGDESANQEVARWGEPRHFDFPPKDHVELGTALGILDLERAAKVSGARFAVLKGLGAKLERALISFMLDLHLTEHGYTEVLPPFIVNGEALFGTGQLPKFEPDLFKLTDERGLYLIPTAEVPVTNLHRGEVLDGAQLPIRYVAYTPCFRSEAGSYGRDTRGLIRQHQFDKVELVAFVKPEDSYAELERLTANAEAVLQRLELPYRKVVLATGDLGFAAAKTYDLEVWLPSQQTYREISSCSNFEAFQARRADIRFRREPGVKPEFVHTLNGSGLAVGRTWLALLENHQQADGSVIIPPALRPYLDGRERLT; from the coding sequence ATGCTTGCCCTTGATTTCATCCGCCAGCACCTCGACCTCGTTCGTCGCGCCCTGCTCAACCGCCGCACCGATCTCACGCTTGACAGCTTCACCGAACTTGACGCCACGCGCCGGCGGCTGATTGCGGAAGTCGAACAGCGCAGAGCTGCGCTCAACCGGGTCAGTCCCCAGATTGGCGCGCTGCTCAAGGCCGGGCAGCAGGACGAAGCGGAAGCCAAACGTGCTGAAATGCGGGAACTCAAGGCCAGCATTGAAGCCCTCGAAGCCGAACGGGAAAGTGTTGAACAGCGCCTGCAGGAACTCGTGCGCATCATTCCGAACGTGCCCCACGAGTCCGTCCCGGTCGGCGATGAATCGGCCAACCAGGAAGTCGCGCGCTGGGGTGAACCGCGCCACTTCGATTTCCCGCCCAAAGACCACGTCGAACTTGGCACGGCGCTCGGTATTCTGGACCTGGAACGCGCTGCCAAGGTGTCAGGCGCGCGCTTTGCCGTCCTCAAGGGGCTGGGAGCCAAACTGGAACGGGCGCTCATCAGCTTCATGCTCGACCTGCACCTGACCGAGCACGGCTACACGGAAGTGCTCCCACCGTTCATCGTCAATGGCGAGGCCCTGTTTGGCACGGGACAGCTTCCCAAATTCGAGCCGGACCTGTTCAAGCTGACCGATGAGCGTGGTCTGTACCTGATTCCCACGGCTGAAGTCCCGGTCACCAATCTGCACCGGGGTGAAGTGCTCGACGGCGCGCAACTGCCCATCCGGTATGTTGCCTACACGCCCTGCTTTCGCAGCGAAGCCGGCAGTTATGGCCGCGACACCCGTGGGCTTATCCGCCAGCACCAGTTTGACAAGGTCGAACTCGTGGCCTTTGTCAAGCCCGAGGACAGCTACGCGGAACTCGAACGCCTGACGGCCAACGCAGAAGCGGTGTTGCAGCGTTTGGAACTGCCCTACCGCAAGGTCGTGCTGGCCACCGGCGATCTGGGCTTTGCGGCGGCCAAAACCTACGATCTGGAAGTCTGGCTGCCCAGCCAGCAGACCTACCGGGAAATTTCTTCGTGTAGCAACTTTGAAGCGTTTCAGGCACGCCGCGCCGACATCCGCTTCCGGCGCGAACCCGGCGTGAAGCCGGAGTTTGTCCACACGCTCAATGGCTCCGGGCTGGCCGTTGGGCGGACGTGGCTGGCGCTGCTCGAAAACCACCAGCAGGCTGACGGCTCGGTGATCATTCCGCCGGCGCTGCGTCCATATCTCGATGGACGTGAACGACTGACTTGA